The Ascaphus truei isolate aAscTru1 chromosome 3, aAscTru1.hap1, whole genome shotgun sequence genome includes a region encoding these proteins:
- the KCTD12 gene encoding BTB/POZ domain-containing protein KCTD12 — translation MALPDTARGLPNGGGGGGGKLSDPSFPEIVELNVGGQVYVTRHTTLVSVPDSLLWRMFSQQKPGELARDSKGRFFLDRDGFLFRYVLDYLRDLQLVLPDYFPERSRLQREAEHFQLPELVKRLNPLRISKESSIGGEEPPLLLTPAAIQDSDIDTAMIPSSSSPAAGVPSPTLDPYRFNASSSCSPASVPHLTSSQSLEGRRSGYITVGYRGSYTIGREAQADAKFRRVARITVCGKTSLAKEVFGETLNESRDPDRPPERYTSRYYLKFNFLEQAFDKLSETGFHMVACSSTGTCAFASNDQSEDKVWTSYTEYVFCRD, via the coding sequence ATGGCTTTACCAGACACCGCACGTGGGTTACCCaatggaggaggtggtggaggaggtaAACTCTCGGATCCTTCGTTCCCAGAGATCGTGGAGCTAAATGTTGGGGGTCAGGTGTATGTGACCCGCCATACCACTCTTGTGTCAGTACCAGACTCCCTTCTGTGGCGTATGTTTTCCCAGCAAAAACCAGGGGAGCTGGCCAGGGACAGTAAGGGTCGTTTCTTCCTGGACCGGGATGGTTTCCTGTTCCGCTATGTATTGGATTATCTGCGGGACCTGCAGCTAGTACTGCCAGACTACTTCCCGGAGAGAAGTCGGCTGCAGAGAGAAGCTGAGCACTTTCAATTGCCTGAGCTTGTGAAGCGTCTAAACCCTCTGAGGATCAGCAAGGAGAGCTCCATTGGGGGAGAAGAGCCCCCTCTACTTCTCACCCCTGCAGCCATTCAAGACTCTGACATAGACACAGCAATGATTCCATCCTCCTCTTCCCCAGCAGCCGGGGTGCCCTCCCCAACATTAGACCCATACCGCTTCAACGCCTCTTCATCCTGCAGCCCAGCCTCAGTCCCACACCTCACCTCTTCCCAGTCTCTGGAAGGCCGGAGATCTGGTTACATAACAGTTGGCTATCGAGGCTCGTATACCATAGGACGGGAGGCACAGGCTGATGCCAAGTTCCGGAGGGTCGCCCGCATAACTGTCTGTGGTAAAACTTCCCTGGCCAAAGAGGTTTTCGGGGAAACCTTGAATGAGAGCCGTGATCCCGATAGGCCTCCTGAGAGGTACACTTCCAGGTACTACCTCAAATTCAACTTTCTGGAACAAGCTTTTGACAAGCTGTCTGAAACTGGCTTCCACATGGTGGCATGCAGCTCCACTGGAACTTGCGCCTTTGCCAGCAATGACCAGAGTGAGGACAAAGTCTGGACCAGCTACACTGAGTATGTCTTCTGCAGGGACTGA